One genomic window of Bacteroidales bacterium includes the following:
- a CDS encoding redoxin domain-containing protein has translation MKKLLVIPFALLCFMLQAQVVRKSNPQVLPAFDITQANGQHYTLSDLPAGKPVMIVYFDPDCDHCETFIGQLLKQFNSFSNTQIVLITYVTVPYLKAFVQKHDLGKYPGLITGTEGNSFIVRYHYDVIQFPYVALHDKKGNLIARYESEVPPPEDLAKMLK, from the coding sequence ATGAAAAAACTGCTTGTTATTCCTTTTGCACTGCTGTGTTTTATGTTGCAGGCGCAGGTAGTGCGAAAATCAAACCCTCAGGTGCTGCCTGCTTTTGATATAACACAGGCAAACGGACAGCATTATACATTATCCGATCTTCCGGCAGGGAAACCGGTGATGATTGTATATTTTGATCCCGATTGTGACCATTGTGAAACCTTCATCGGGCAGCTTCTTAAGCAGTTCAATAGTTTCAGCAATACACAAATTGTACTGATCACCTATGTTACCGTTCCTTATTTAAAGGCTTTTGTGCAAAAGCATGATCTCGGTAAATATCCGGGTTTAATTACAGGAACAGAAGGCAACTCATTTATTGTCCGCTATCATTACGATGTCATCCAGTTTCCATATGTCGCTTTACACGACAAAAAGGGTAATCTTATTGCCAGGTATGAAAGCGAAGTCCCCCCGCCGGAGGATTTGGCGAAGATGTTGAAGTGA
- a CDS encoding 4Fe-4S dicluster domain-containing protein → MERKEFLTKFGGMLILGSLSVAGFAQDTPKEKKKYTVLSKRCDGCGHCFKACRDKALSVDDQGKASIDSQKCKGCGDCTRFCRRMAIVEAETPTHT, encoded by the coding sequence ATGGAGAGAAAAGAATTTCTTACAAAGTTCGGAGGCATGTTGATTTTAGGAAGCCTTTCTGTTGCCGGGTTTGCTCAGGATACACCGAAGGAGAAGAAAAAATATACAGTCCTTTCAAAACGTTGCGACGGTTGTGGCCATTGTTTCAAGGCATGCCGCGACAAGGCCCTTTCAGTAGATGACCAGGGCAAAGCCAGCATTGATTCCCAAAAGTGCAAAGGATGCGGTGATTGTACCCGGTTCTGCCGACGTATGGCAATTGTAGAGGCTGAAACACCTACTCATACTTAA